The Geotalea uraniireducens Rf4 genome window below encodes:
- a CDS encoding fatty acid CoA ligase family protein has translation MNTDNFVNIAAHLPEMARRRPDAPAIIFPKKNRRLSFRELDAMSDRIAHGLVHHGIGRGVRTVLMVTPGPEFFALTFALFKVGAVPVLIDPGLGVKNLKKCLAEAGPRAFIGIPKAHVARLLFGWGKETLSTFITVGRRLFWEGTTLTSLIEQQEKLPFPLAPTERDDTAAILFTSGSTGPPKGAVYSHGNFAAQVDALRRVYGIEPGEIDLPTFPLFALFAPALGMTAVIPEMDFTRPGSVNPKKILSAIETYGVTTMFGSPALINRVGRFGEREGVKLPTLKRVISAGAPVPAAVMERFTRMLNAGVEVFTPYGATEALPVCSIGSSEILGETRRITDAGGGVCVGKPVEGVRLEVIEISDEPIPYWDDSLRAPIGKIGEIVVQGEQVTHGYFNRPEADLLSKIDDPAGGGFFHRMGDLGGKDEDGRIWFCGRKSHRVVTPEETLFTIPCEAVFNTHPAVFRTALVGIGEKGRQLPVLCVELEKGAKVDREKVRRELLAIADAHIHTRGITTILFHPAFPVDIRHNAKIFREKLAVWAAGRLS, from the coding sequence ATGAATACCGACAATTTCGTCAATATCGCCGCCCATCTCCCGGAGATGGCCCGCCGCCGGCCGGATGCCCCGGCCATCATCTTCCCCAAAAAGAACCGCCGTTTGAGCTTCCGCGAACTGGATGCAATGAGCGACCGGATCGCCCACGGGCTCGTGCATCACGGCATCGGCCGGGGTGTACGGACGGTGCTCATGGTCACCCCGGGGCCGGAGTTCTTCGCCCTTACCTTCGCCCTGTTCAAGGTCGGCGCTGTGCCGGTCCTCATCGATCCCGGTCTGGGGGTGAAGAACCTGAAGAAGTGCCTGGCAGAGGCCGGGCCCCGCGCCTTCATCGGCATTCCCAAGGCGCATGTCGCACGACTCCTTTTCGGCTGGGGGAAGGAGACGCTTTCCACCTTCATCACCGTGGGACGGCGGCTGTTCTGGGAGGGAACAACCCTGACCAGCCTCATCGAACAGCAGGAGAAGCTCCCATTTCCCCTGGCGCCGACGGAGCGGGACGATACGGCAGCCATCCTCTTCACCAGCGGCAGCACCGGTCCGCCCAAGGGTGCGGTTTACAGCCATGGCAATTTTGCCGCCCAGGTGGATGCGCTTCGCCGCGTCTACGGTATCGAGCCGGGAGAGATCGATCTTCCCACCTTTCCCCTCTTCGCCCTATTTGCCCCGGCCCTCGGCATGACCGCAGTCATCCCTGAGATGGACTTCACCCGGCCGGGTTCGGTCAATCCGAAGAAAATCCTGTCGGCCATCGAGACCTACGGTGTTACCACCATGTTCGGTTCCCCGGCCCTCATCAACCGGGTCGGCCGTTTCGGCGAAAGGGAGGGAGTGAAGCTCCCCACCCTGAAGCGGGTCATCTCCGCTGGAGCACCGGTCCCGGCTGCGGTCATGGAGCGATTCACCCGCATGCTCAATGCTGGGGTCGAGGTCTTCACCCCCTACGGGGCGACGGAGGCCCTGCCGGTCTGCTCCATCGGCAGCAGTGAAATCCTGGGCGAAACGCGGCGCATCACCGACGCCGGCGGCGGCGTCTGCGTCGGCAAGCCGGTGGAAGGTGTGCGGCTGGAGGTGATCGAGATCAGCGACGAGCCGATCCCCTACTGGGACGATTCGCTCCGCGCACCGATAGGAAAAATCGGCGAGATCGTCGTCCAGGGTGAACAGGTGACGCACGGCTATTTTAACCGCCCCGAGGCCGACCTGCTGTCAAAGATCGACGATCCGGCCGGCGGCGGCTTTTTCCACCGCATGGGCGACCTGGGCGGCAAAGACGAAGACGGCAGGATCTGGTTCTGCGGCCGCAAATCGCACCGGGTGGTGACCCCGGAAGAGACCCTCTTCACCATTCCCTGCGAGGCGGTCTTCAATACCCACCCGGCCGTCTTCCGCACCGCCCTCGTCGGCATCGGGGAAAAGGGGCGGCAGCTGCCGGTCCTCTGCGTGGAACTGGAAAAAGGCGCCAAGGTCGACCGGGAAAAGGTGCGCCGGGAACTCCTCGCCATCGCCGATGCACACATCCATACCCGCGGCATCACCACCATTCTCTTCCACCCCGCCTTTCCGGTCGATATCCGCCACAACGCGAAGATTTTCAGGGAAAAGCTCGCCGTCTGGGCGGCTGGGAGGCTTTCATGA
- a CDS encoding NAD-dependent epimerase/dehydratase family protein has protein sequence MRALVTGGGGFLGGAIARLLVERGDTVLSFSRGEYPELARLGVEQIQGDLADREAVLRAATGCDIVFHVAAKAGIWGSHAEYHRANVTGTENVLAACRHHGIGRLVYTGSPSVVFDGRDVEGGDESLPYPTHFEAHYPKTKALAEQLVLAANSPSLATVSLRPHLIWGPGDNHLVPRIVAKARAGKLRRIGNSPCLVDTVYVDNAAHAHLLAADRLVFGGAVSGKSYFISNGEPIPLWEMVNRILAAAGLPPLTRCVPPKVAYAAGVVCEGLWSLLHLAGEPPMTRFVARELATAHWFNISAARRDLGYVPQISIDEGLKRLKAWLAGASL, from the coding sequence ATGAGGGCGCTTGTCACCGGCGGCGGCGGATTTCTCGGCGGTGCGATTGCCCGCCTCCTCGTCGAACGGGGGGATACGGTACTGAGCTTCTCCCGGGGGGAATACCCTGAACTTGCGCGCCTCGGCGTCGAGCAGATTCAAGGAGACCTGGCCGACCGGGAGGCTGTGCTGCGAGCAGCAACAGGATGCGACATCGTCTTTCATGTGGCTGCCAAGGCGGGCATCTGGGGGAGTCACGCGGAGTATCACCGGGCGAACGTGACCGGGACGGAGAACGTGCTCGCCGCCTGCCGCCACCACGGCATCGGCCGCCTCGTCTACACCGGCTCGCCGAGCGTGGTCTTCGACGGCCGGGACGTGGAAGGGGGCGACGAATCACTCCCCTATCCGACCCACTTTGAAGCGCATTATCCAAAGACCAAGGCGTTGGCCGAGCAACTGGTGCTCGCCGCCAACTCCCCCTCGCTCGCCACCGTTTCGCTACGCCCCCATCTCATCTGGGGACCGGGAGACAACCACCTCGTCCCGCGCATCGTCGCCAAGGCCCGGGCCGGAAAGCTGCGCCGGATCGGCAACAGTCCATGTCTGGTGGACACGGTCTACGTGGACAACGCCGCCCATGCCCACCTGCTCGCCGCCGACCGCCTCGTTTTCGGCGGGGCAGTGTCAGGGAAGTCGTATTTCATCTCCAACGGCGAGCCCATTCCCCTCTGGGAGATGGTGAACCGCATCCTCGCCGCCGCGGGGCTGCCGCCGCTTACGCGCTGCGTGCCGCCAAAGGTGGCTTATGCGGCGGGCGTCGTCTGCGAGGGGCTCTGGAGCCTCCTGCATCTGGCAGGCGAGCCCCCCATGACTCGCTTTGTCGCCCGGGAGCTGGCCACCGCCCACTGGTTCAACATCTCCGCAGCCCGCCGCGACCTCGGCTATGTGCCTCAAATATCCATCGATGAAGGGTTGAAACGGTTGAAGGCATGGCTTGCCGGAGCGAGTTTGTGA
- a CDS encoding nuclease-related domain-containing protein: protein MIKVHAEAKIGLDSNELSKLIIEKNYTKLQELLDRNYSIYALVITDCITEQEYCSGQNILFATNPKLIREKQIKVEDLINYPYLFLRRPSSSILQLLEQKEKKTARSGEIIGRVYSISTIPSFEEDYRSWLRDPFRENDLWRKYLLTMTSCLLGGVFVWLIVELFLKIRRIEQRNARQRENELIKDADTYLGQLEEKGSQIEEQERRSTRQFGAYIARIKELEQKLRNVDEYRDIAETIIKELEDEKEHQSEIFRDQLEKTNLEKQRLQGEVEKYKKASGKDKQEASKALVNAITPQTGNVLEQRVMTGILSSPKCRRGDWKAVNHFDVAVGKESSQFIDCIVITKECLIVLEVKNYFGVIEAEGYPENSKWLCRDGNKVVTVKSDWGENPYHQVREYSMSLLNLVKRRLSQLPVYGVVVFPELTDISRLESKIGKFYRITTIDHLLAVLEQIEAEARRDNAFSKRPTPEQIENLIRGKKV from the coding sequence ATGATAAAGGTTCATGCCGAAGCCAAAATCGGCTTGGATTCCAACGAACTGTCAAAACTCATCATCGAAAAAAATTATACGAAACTGCAGGAATTGCTCGACAGGAATTACAGTATCTATGCGCTGGTAATCACTGACTGTATAACCGAGCAAGAATACTGTAGCGGACAAAATATACTGTTTGCCACCAATCCGAAACTGATCCGGGAAAAACAGATAAAGGTCGAGGATCTGATCAACTATCCCTATCTGTTTTTACGCCGCCCATCCTCCTCCATCCTTCAGCTTCTCGAACAAAAGGAAAAGAAAACGGCAAGATCGGGCGAGATCATAGGCCGGGTGTATTCCATCAGCACCATACCGAGCTTTGAAGAAGATTACCGGTCATGGCTGAGAGATCCCTTCCGGGAAAACGATTTGTGGCGAAAATACCTGCTAACCATGACCAGTTGCCTGCTCGGCGGGGTTTTCGTCTGGTTGATCGTCGAGCTGTTCCTGAAAATCCGGAGAATAGAGCAGCGCAACGCCAGGCAGAGAGAAAACGAGCTGATCAAGGATGCTGATACCTATCTCGGGCAGCTGGAGGAGAAGGGGAGCCAGATCGAAGAGCAGGAGCGGCGTTCCACCAGGCAGTTCGGAGCGTACATCGCCAGGATAAAGGAACTGGAGCAGAAGTTGCGCAACGTGGATGAATACCGGGACATTGCCGAAACCATCATCAAGGAGCTGGAGGATGAAAAAGAGCATCAATCGGAAATCTTCAGGGACCAACTGGAAAAAACAAACCTGGAGAAACAGCGGCTTCAGGGAGAGGTCGAAAAGTACAAGAAGGCTTCCGGCAAAGACAAGCAGGAGGCTTCCAAGGCGTTGGTGAATGCCATAACTCCCCAGACCGGCAATGTGCTGGAGCAGCGGGTAATGACCGGAATCCTCAGTAGCCCCAAATGCCGGCGAGGTGACTGGAAAGCGGTGAACCATTTCGATGTGGCTGTCGGAAAAGAGAGCAGCCAGTTCATCGACTGCATCGTTATTACCAAAGAATGCCTCATTGTCCTGGAGGTTAAGAACTATTTCGGCGTCATCGAAGCGGAAGGGTATCCGGAAAATTCAAAATGGCTCTGCCGTGACGGCAATAAAGTAGTTACTGTGAAAAGCGACTGGGGTGAGAACCCGTACCACCAGGTACGCGAGTATTCCATGAGTCTGCTGAACCTGGTGAAACGCCGCCTGTCGCAACTCCCCGTCTACGGGGTCGTCGTCTTTCCTGAGCTCACGGACATTTCGAGGCTGGAAAGTAAGATCGGCAAATTCTACAGGATAACGACCATCGATCATCTGCTGGCGGTGCTCGAACAGATAGAAGCGGAAGCGAGGCGGGATAACGCCTTCAGCAAACGTCCTACCCCCGAACAGATCGAAAACCTGATTCGCGGGAAAAAAGTGTGA
- a CDS encoding type II toxin-antitoxin system PemK/MazF family toxin translates to MVINQGDIYWIELDEPEGSEPGYKHPHVIVQNNLFNRSQIRTVLVCPLTTNLKRASAPGNVLLDKKESNLPKQSVVNVTQVFTVDKAQLDEYVGTLSSKRITEILNGIKLVLDPREPD, encoded by the coding sequence ATGGTGATCAATCAAGGAGATATTTACTGGATAGAACTTGACGAGCCCGAAGGTTCGGAACCAGGTTACAAGCACCCTCACGTCATCGTACAGAACAACCTGTTTAACCGCAGTCAGATCAGAACAGTCCTCGTATGTCCTCTCACTACTAATCTCAAGCGCGCAAGCGCACCTGGCAATGTACTTCTCGATAAAAAAGAATCAAACCTGCCCAAGCAAAGTGTCGTCAATGTTACGCAAGTTTTTACCGTGGATAAGGCGCAACTGGACGAGTATGTCGGAACTCTTTCATCCAAGCGAATTACTGAAATTCTAAATGGTATCAAGCTTGTTCTGGATCCGCGTGAACCGGATTGA
- a CDS encoding alpha/beta fold hydrolase, which yields MSIDIKKYYPFTGHNLNLDGLRYHYLDEGSGEPVVMVHGNPSWSFYYRNLVLALRDRYRCIVPDHIGCGFSDKPGDDRYDYTLSRRVDDLERLLDSLGISKNITLVLHDWGGMIGMAYAVRHPKRIKRLVILNTAAFHLPKEKPFPLALKICRDTRLGALLVRGFNAFSLAASFVGCKKNPMSAELRQAYRRPYDTWQNRIATIRFVQDIPLSPGDRNYNLVSEVAAGIDRFRNLPMAVFWGEQDFVFDCSFLAEWQRRFPEAEVHRYSDAGHYILEDMKEEVVPLIGEFLDRT from the coding sequence ATGAGCATCGATATAAAAAAATACTACCCCTTCACCGGCCATAACCTGAACCTGGACGGACTGCGCTACCACTACCTGGACGAGGGGAGCGGCGAGCCGGTGGTCATGGTCCACGGCAACCCTTCCTGGTCGTTTTACTACCGCAACCTGGTCCTGGCCCTGCGCGACCGCTACCGGTGCATCGTCCCGGACCACATCGGCTGCGGCTTCTCCGACAAGCCTGGGGACGACCGTTACGACTATACCCTCAGCCGGCGGGTGGATGACCTGGAAAGGCTTCTCGATTCCCTGGGGATCAGCAAAAATATCACCCTGGTTCTCCACGACTGGGGCGGGATGATCGGCATGGCCTATGCCGTCCGCCATCCTAAGCGGATCAAGCGGCTGGTCATCCTCAACACCGCCGCATTCCACCTCCCCAAGGAGAAACCGTTCCCGTTGGCCCTGAAAATCTGCCGCGACACCCGGCTCGGCGCCCTCCTCGTGCGAGGCTTCAATGCCTTCAGCCTCGCCGCCTCCTTTGTCGGCTGCAAGAAAAACCCGATGTCCGCCGAGCTGCGGCAGGCCTACCGGCGCCCCTACGACACGTGGCAGAACCGCATCGCCACCATCCGTTTCGTCCAGGATATCCCTCTCTCGCCGGGCGACAGGAACTATAACCTGGTGAGCGAAGTGGCAGCGGGAATCGACCGGTTCCGCAACCTGCCGATGGCCGTATTCTGGGGGGAACAGGACTTCGTCTTCGACTGCTCATTCCTCGCCGAGTGGCAACGGCGCTTTCCCGAGGCGGAGGTGCACCGCTATAGCGACGCCGGCCACTACATCCTGGAGGATATGAAAGAGGAAGTGGTGCCGCTCATCGGCGAGTTTCTCGACCGAACTTAA
- a CDS encoding 3-oxoacyl-ACP synthase III, with translation MKYSKVYIEALGYELAPVVVTSSELEARLEQLYRALHFAPGQLQALTGIRERRWWEPGYPLSQGAIAAGKKALAASGISPADIGALIYTGVCREQFEPATACRVAAGLGIRGNTAVFDLSNACLGVLNGILDVANRIELGQIRAGLVVSCESAREINDIMISRMLEERNMANFAVSLATLTGGSGAVAVLLTDGSFTPAKRRRLLGGITQAAPEHNGLCLWGMTSDGKGGYTQSMSTDGVNVMNYGVELGRRTWEAFLPEVGWRNEEIDRVICHQVGSAHQSAILKTLGIPLEKDFTSYEFLGNMGTVSLPLTAALAEEREMLSPGDRVALLGIGSGLNCLMLGVEW, from the coding sequence ATGAAGTATTCCAAAGTATATATCGAAGCCCTCGGCTATGAACTGGCGCCGGTGGTGGTCACCTCCTCCGAGCTGGAAGCTCGTCTGGAGCAGCTCTACCGTGCACTTCATTTTGCGCCGGGCCAGTTGCAGGCCTTGACCGGCATTCGTGAGCGGCGCTGGTGGGAGCCGGGCTACCCGCTCTCCCAGGGGGCTATCGCTGCCGGGAAAAAGGCCCTTGCCGCTTCCGGCATCTCCCCTGCCGACATCGGGGCTCTCATCTACACCGGCGTCTGCCGGGAACAGTTCGAGCCGGCCACTGCCTGTCGCGTCGCCGCCGGCCTCGGCATCAGGGGGAACACAGCGGTCTTCGACCTCTCCAACGCCTGTCTGGGCGTTTTGAACGGCATCCTCGACGTGGCGAACCGGATCGAGCTGGGGCAGATCAGGGCGGGCCTCGTCGTCTCCTGCGAGAGCGCCCGGGAGATCAACGACATCATGATCAGCCGCATGCTGGAAGAGCGGAACATGGCCAACTTCGCCGTATCCCTCGCCACCCTCACCGGCGGCTCCGGCGCCGTAGCGGTGCTCCTCACCGACGGCTCATTTACCCCGGCCAAGAGGCGCCGCCTCCTCGGCGGCATCACCCAGGCGGCCCCGGAACACAACGGCCTCTGCCTCTGGGGGATGACCAGCGACGGCAAAGGAGGTTACACCCAGTCCATGAGCACCGACGGGGTGAACGTCATGAATTACGGCGTGGAACTGGGGCGGCGCACCTGGGAGGCGTTCCTCCCCGAGGTGGGGTGGCGAAACGAAGAGATAGACCGGGTGATCTGCCACCAGGTGGGCTCCGCGCACCAGAGCGCCATCCTCAAGACCCTCGGCATCCCCCTGGAAAAGGACTTCACCAGCTATGAATTCCTCGGCAACATGGGAACCGTCTCGCTCCCCCTTACCGCCGCCCTTGCGGAAGAGCGGGAGATGCTCTCCCCAGGCGACCGGGTCGCTCTCCTCGGCATCGGCAGCGGTCTGAACTGCCTGATGCTGGGCGTGGAGTGGTAA
- a CDS encoding carbonic anhydrase, translated as MITTLLEGNKRFVAETFEKEKEFFAELAKDQKPTVLWIGCSDSRVPVNTITQTKAGEVFTHRNVGNIVATNDWNLSAVLEFSINHLRIPDVIICGHYGCGGIAALDEENIEDKYIPIWLINSYKAKERVDEKLKALHIEIPHEQRMNLIVEENVRLQLEHLQEYPFVRRAMTDKKLNLHGWVYDMYNGEIRIVKTHKNR; from the coding sequence ATGATAACGACGCTGCTGGAAGGGAACAAACGGTTCGTAGCGGAAACCTTTGAAAAGGAAAAGGAATTCTTCGCCGAGCTGGCCAAGGACCAGAAACCGACTGTCCTCTGGATCGGCTGCTCCGACTCGCGGGTGCCTGTGAACACCATCACCCAGACCAAGGCGGGAGAGGTCTTCACCCATCGCAACGTGGGGAACATCGTCGCCACCAACGACTGGAACCTGTCAGCAGTGCTGGAGTTCTCCATCAACCACCTGCGCATACCCGACGTGATTATCTGCGGCCACTACGGCTGCGGCGGCATCGCCGCCCTTGACGAGGAAAACATTGAGGACAAGTACATCCCCATCTGGCTCATCAACTCCTACAAGGCAAAAGAGCGGGTGGACGAGAAGCTTAAGGCGCTGCACATCGAAATCCCCCACGAGCAACGTATGAACCTGATCGTAGAGGAAAACGTCCGCCTCCAGCTGGAACACCTTCAGGAATACCCGTTCGTACGGCGGGCAATGACAGATAAGAAGCTCAATCTCCACGGCTGGGTGTACGACATGTACAACGGTGAGATCAGGATCGTGAAAACCCACAAAAATCGCTGA
- a CDS encoding 4'-phosphopantetheinyl transferase family protein has product MSRGTMPAAGEVQIRFASLDLEAGELARLRRFLSTDELARADRLINQQHRDRFVAGRGFLRETLADYLGLEPEMLRFNEGEHGKPSLAEETGGSCSRRFNLSHKGGRAVLAVSGSCEVGIDLEQMLDNLPFREMAQRFFAPRETEELFSLPPHLQLSAFYRFWTRKEAYLKGLGTGFSRPADSFAVSLLPDQPLSVVDYQATADTPSRWTIADIPVPEGFCAALATEGAAPVITTSPWN; this is encoded by the coding sequence GTGAGCAGGGGAACGATGCCGGCCGCAGGCGAGGTGCAGATCCGCTTCGCGTCACTCGATCTGGAAGCAGGTGAACTGGCGCGACTCAGGCGGTTCTTGTCAACGGATGAACTGGCCAGGGCCGACCGTCTGATCAACCAGCAGCATCGTGACCGTTTTGTGGCGGGGCGAGGTTTTCTCCGCGAGACATTGGCCGATTACCTGGGATTGGAGCCGGAGATGCTCCGCTTTAACGAAGGGGAACACGGCAAGCCTTCACTTGCTGAGGAAACTGGAGGGAGCTGTTCGCGCCGGTTCAATCTCTCCCATAAGGGTGGGCGAGCCGTGCTGGCCGTTTCGGGCAGCTGCGAGGTGGGTATCGACCTGGAACAGATGCTGGACAATCTGCCGTTCCGGGAGATGGCGCAGCGCTTCTTTGCCCCGCGGGAAACCGAAGAGCTGTTCAGCCTTCCGCCGCACTTGCAGCTGTCCGCATTCTACCGCTTCTGGACCCGCAAAGAAGCCTATCTCAAAGGGCTGGGCACGGGCTTTTCCCGCCCCGCCGACAGCTTTGCAGTTTCCCTCCTCCCCGACCAACCACTGTCAGTTGTCGATTACCAGGCAACTGCCGATACGCCATCCAGGTGGACAATCGCCGATATCCCCGTGCCGGAAGGCTTCTGCGCGGCACTTGCAACAGAAGGCGCAGCCCCGGTCATCACCACTTCCCCCTGGAATTGA